The Phoenix dactylifera cultivar Barhee BC4 chromosome 9, palm_55x_up_171113_PBpolish2nd_filt_p, whole genome shotgun sequence genome window below encodes:
- the LOC103721264 gene encoding disease resistance protein RPM1-like: MAGSALQFALQKLDSLLVNEQQLLRGVDTGVKDIRDELECIKSFLREADAREDRDGMRTWVNQVREIAYDIEDVLDEFVLHFNRPHGHGFSGFLHRGIHYIKHLGTHHRIASAIQEIKKQVHNISQRKDMYTIKFIDNGTSNATTDRLHDRHMAALFIEEAELVGIEKPKEELIGWLVKGESQLKVISVVGMGGLGKTTLVRKVYDHERVKGWFSCHAWITVTQLFTIDELLRSILNQFYRERNEIFPGRIDAMEGIQLIETLRHFLRDRRYVVVLDDLWHIQEWDYLKYALPVNNCGSRVLVTTRIRDVGLSCLETCGHVCNLQPLPPAKAWSLFCKKAFRSIPGGTCPPELEDISHDIVSICDGLPLAIVAIAGLLSKKESSVLEWRTLLDNLHAELANNPKLEPIKRILLLSYNDLPHFLKSCFLYFSIFPKDYPVKRITLIRLWIAEGFIESEKGETMEQVAVDYLNDLIDRNMVQVAEHYDYGRVRSCRVHDLIYETILLKSKEENFSMSLVRKKTHMHGRIRRLSIHNAGEDVLQNTSLSHLRALFMFGVNALSASSMGNLFYSFRLLKVLDLEGAPIERFPIEFGKLLHLRYLSLRNTRINKLSKSLGKLENLETLDLKGTYVSELPTKILKLQSLRHLLAYHYYTGRHPPFYHTNGVKVPQGIGRLRDLQKLTYIEANQDSGIVRELGYLTQLRRLGIVKLRKEDGVNLCASIERMNNLRSISVTSIGMDEVLDLQYLKSPPSDLQRLYLRGPLETLPNWISTLQNLVRMRLRWSKLKEDSLRVLQVLPNLVELTLIRAYDGVQLYYQKGGFQKLKILDLEQLDNLNYVMLDGAMPNLQKMYIRQCVQLKAVPLGIEQLVNLKELHLFDMPEVFVQNLRRHEGADRPKVNHIPIVRSYDHEDRVYEEL; this comes from the coding sequence ATGGCAGGCAGTGCTCTACAGTTTGCACTCCAGAAGTTGGATTCTTTGCTGGTGAACGAACAACAATTGTTGAGAGGGGTAGACACAGGAGTCAAAGATATCAGAGATGAGCTTGAGTGCATAAAATCATTTTTGAGAGAAGCAGATGCTAGAGAAGATAGAGATGGCATGAGAACATGGGTGAATCAAGTACGAGAGATAGCGTATGACATTGAGGATGTTCTTGATGAGTTTGTGCTCCACTTTAACCGGCCTCATGGGCATGGATTTTCTGGCTTCCTTCATAGAGGTATTCACTACATCAAGCATCTGGGTACTCACCATCGGATAGCTTCTGCAATACAAGAAATCAAAAAACAGGTCCATAACATCTCACAGAGAAAAGATATGTATACTATCAAGTTTATTGACAATGGAACTTCTAATGCTACTACAGATAGATTGCATGATCGTCACATGGCTGCTCTTTTTATTGAGGAAGCTGAACTAGTGGGCATTGAAAAGCCCAAAGAAGAACTGATTGGGTGGTTAGTAAAAGGAGAATCACAGCTGAAGGTGATTTCAGTAGTCGGCATGGGTGGTTTGGGCAAAACTACTCTTGTCAGGAAAGTCTATGACCATGAAAGAGTGAAGGGATGGTTCAGCTGTCATGCTTGGATTACTGTGACACAATTGTTCACAATTGACGAACTCCTGAGAAGCATCCTAAATCAATTCTACAGGGAAAGAAATGAAATATTTCCTGGAAGAATTGATGCAATGGAAGGCATTCAGCTGATAGAGACACTTCGCCATTTCCTACGGGATAGAAGGTACGTGGTTGTTTTAGATGATCTCTGGCACATACAAGAATGGGATTATTTAAAATATGCATTACCTGTTAATAATTGTGGTAGTAGAGTTTTAGTTACAACACGAATTAGGGATGTGGGTCTCTCATGCCTTGAAACATGCGGTCACGTCTGCAATCTTCAACCACTACCTCCAGCAAAGGCTTGGTCTCTGTTTTGTAAAAAGGCTTTTCGATCCATCCCGGGGGGGACCTGCCCTCCAGAGCTCGAAGATATTTCTCATGATATTGTCAGCATATGTGATGGATTGCCTCTTGCAATCGTGGCAATAGCTGGTCTCCTGTCCAAAAAAGAGAGCAGTGTTTTAGAATGGAGGACATTGCTAGATAATCTTCATGCAGAGTTAGCCAACAATCCTAAACTTGAGCCTATCAAGAGAATATTATTATTAAGCTACAATGATTTGCCTCACTTCCTTAAATCTTGTTTCTTGTATTTTAGCATTTTCCCCAAGGATTATCCAGTCAAGCGCATCACTTTGATTCGACTGTGGATTGCTGAAGGGTTTATAGAAAGTGAGAAGGGTGAGACAATGGAGCAGGTTGCAGTGGACTACCTCAATGACCTCATTGATCGAAACATGGTTCAAGTGGCAGAGCATTATGATTACGGAAGAGTACGAAGTTGTCGTGTACATGATCTTATCTATGAGACTATTCTCTTGAAATCAAAGGAGGAGAATTTCAGCATGTCTCTTGTCAGAAAGAAAACACATATGCACGGAAGGATTCGACGCCTGTCAATACATAACGCTGGTGAGGATGTTCTACAAAATACAAGCTTGTCTCACCTTCGTGCTCTGTTCATGTTTGGTGTTAATGCCCTCTCAGCCTCTTCTATGGGCAATCTATTTTACAGCTTTAGATTATTGAAGGTCTTGGATTTGGAAGGTGCACCAATTGAGAGGTTTCCAATAGAATTTGGGAAGCTCCTCCACTTAAGGTACTTGAGTTTGCGAAATACAAGGATCAACAAACTCTCAAAATCCTTGGGAAAGCTCGAGAACCTAGAAACCTTAGATCTGAAGGGCACCTATGTTTCTGAATTGCCGACAAAGATCCTCAAACTCCAAAGTTTACGCCATCTTCTTGCATATCACTATTACACTGGTCGCCACCCACCTTTCTATCATACAAATGGTGTGAAGGTACCTCAGGGGATAGGCAGATTAAGAGATTTGCAGAAGCTCACATACATAGAGGCAAATCAGGACAGTGGCATAGTTAGAGAACTCGGATACCTAACTCAACTGAGGAGGTTGGGCATAGTAAAATTGAGAAAAGAAGATGGGGTAAACCTTTGTGCTTCCATTGAGAGGATGAACAACCTTCGCTCTATCTCAGTGACATCAATTGGAATGGATGAGGTTCTTGACCTGCAATATTTAAAATCTCCCCCTTCAGATCTACAACGTCTATATTTGAGAGGACCCTTGGAGACTTTACCAAATTGGATTTCCACTCTTCAAAACCTTGTTAGAATGCGCCTAAGATGGTCTAAATTGAAAGAGGATTCACTCAGAGTTCTTCAAGTTCTTCCAAATCTGGTAGAACTCACACTTATTCGTGCATATGATGGTGTTCAATTAtattatcaaaaaggaggatttCAAAAGCTGAAAATTTTGGATTTAGAACAGTTGGATAATTTGAATTATGTAATGCTAGATGGAGCGATGCCAAATCTTCAAAAGATGTACATTAGGCAGTGTGTGCAGTTGAAGGCGGTGCCTCTCGGCATTGAGCAACTAGTAAACCTCAAAGAGCTCCACTTATTTGATATGCCTGAAGTGTTTGTGCAAAATTTACGGAGACATGAAGGGGCAGATAGACCGAAAGTGAACCACATTCCAATAGTGAGATCATATGATCATGAAGATCGGGTGTACGAAGAACTTTAA
- the LOC103721257 gene encoding heavy metal-associated isoprenylated plant protein 47-like has translation MKKEMVINVQMNCEKCRSKAMQLAASAGVDSVKVDGEKNQLVVVGEADPVILTGILRKKIGHSVIVKVAEVKKDDEESKEPKVEPNFAWYGYPPAPPVVVYEDPNIYSNPNVCSIL, from the exons atgaag AAGGAGATGGTGATCAACGTGCAGATGAACTGCGAGAAGTGCCGGAGCAAGGCCATGCAGTTGGCTGCATCAGCAG GCGTTGATTCTGTTAAGGTGGACGGGGAGAAGAACCAGTTGGTTGTTGTCGGAGAAGCCGATCCTGTTATCTTGACAGGCATTTTGAGGAAGAAGATAGGCCATTCTGTCATAGTTAAAGTGGCGGAAGTGAAGAAAGATGATGAAGAATCAAAAGAACCAAAGGTTGAGCCTAACTTTGCATGGTATGGTTACCCGCCAGCTCCGCCCGTGGTAGTGTACGAGGATCCCAATATTTATTCGAACCCCAACGTTTGTTCCATCCTGTAA
- the LOC120111826 gene encoding protein IRX15-LIKE-like — translation MRERERAATQAPDPSSPASMEFDGASSLFSGVGFMPSQATQAPDPSSYCKLEQRTKEMKGINNAKLILLQSSKQAGGGGGAGAGGGSTAAPMLYLLGSHHRLWLIAFASFFTFTALLAFVTTTTTPRDPGLSSSNQFARAPSSFRHNSRLPDPVFDALVNYAAASNSSGKMGDADLRTIAAVLRRRAPCKFLVFGLGHETPLWRALNHGGTVFLDENEYYIAHLEGRLPGLEAYDIAYTTKAREMPDLIAAARRGRRGDCRPVQNLLFSDCRLALNDLPNALYDIPWDVILMDGPRGYASTSPGRMSAIFTAAVMARSAGPGPTDVLVHDYEREVERVCSEEFLCNENLVANTGQLAHFLIPGGNGATRDDFCANSTIAEAA, via the coding sequence atgagagagagagagagagcggccacccaggcccccgatccctcttctccggcgtcgatggagttcgatggagcttcctccctcttctccggcgtcgGCTTCATGCCTTCTCAGGCCACCCAAGCCCCCGATCCCTCCTCCTATTGTAAATTAGAGCAGCGCACAAAAGAGATGAAGGGAATCAACAACGCCAAGCTCATCCTCCTGCAGTCCTCCAAGCAGGCAGGTGGCGGAGgcggcgccggcgccggcggTGGATCCACGGCGGCGCCCATGTTGTATCTCCTGGGGTCTCATCACCGTCTCTGGCTCATCGCCTTCGCCTCCTTCTTCACCTTCACCGCCCTCCTCGCCTTCGTCACCACTACCACCACCCCTCGAGACCCCGGCCTCTCCTCCTCTAACCAATTTGCCCGTGCCCCTTCTTCCTTCCGACACAACTCCCGTCTCCCCGACCCCGTCTTTGACGCCCTCGTCAACTACGCCGCCGCCTCAAATTCCAGCGGCAAGATGGGAGACGCCGACCTCCGCACCATCGCCGCCGTGCTCCGCCGCCGCGCTCCCTGCAAATTCCTCGTCTTTGGCCTCGGCCACGAGACCCCTCTCTGGCGCGCCCTCAACCACGGCGGCACCGTCTTTCTCGACGAGAACGAGTACTACATCGCGCACCTCGAGGGCCGCCTCCCGGGCCTCGAGGCCTACGACATCGCCTACACCACCAAGGCCCGAGAGATGCCCGACCTCATCGCCGCCGCTCGCCGCGGCCGCCGGGGGGACTGCCGCCCCGTCCAGAACCTCCTCTTCTCCGACTGCCGCCTCGCCCTCAACGACCTCCCCAACGCCCTCTACGACATCCCCTGGGACGTCATCCTCATGGACGGGCCCCGCGGCTACGCCTCCACCTCCCCCGGGAGGATGTCCGCCATCTTCACGGCAGCGGTGATGGCCCGCTCCGCCGGCCCGGGGCCCACCGACGTGCTGGTCCACGACTACGAGCGCGAGGTGGAGCGGGTGTGCAGCGAGGAGTTCCTCTGCAACGAGAATCTCGTCGCCAACACCGGCCAGCTGGCCCACTTCCTCATCCCTGGCGGCAACGGCGCCACCCGCGACGACTTCTGTGCCAACAGCACCATCGCTGAGGCCgcctag